One window of the Rosa rugosa chromosome 3, drRosRugo1.1, whole genome shotgun sequence genome contains the following:
- the LOC133738819 gene encoding glutamate receptor 2.2-like, whose translation MINKMYSSNLNKLALTSIFVLFLSSWISLAIPQNETRIPVDMGVVLDDLNSVRGKIWLSCIKMALSDFYFYHPHYKTWLVLNTRDSKKNVVAAAASALDLIKNHEVPAIIGPVTSMETSFVINLGDQTHVPIISFSATSPSLTSLRSSYFFQFAQNDTSQVKAISAVIKNFGWRLVVLIYIDTSYGEAIIPFLTDALQEVGIGVSYRSVISPSAADDQIANELYKLMTMQTRVFIVHMTTNLCSKLFAKAEEIGMMVEGYVWLTTNGITNRLTSMNSSVIHSMNGVIGLQTYVQKTRELEEFNLRWKRQFQKDYPHIVGAELDVFGFWAYDATFAIAMAIEQVIGTTSSFGFQKPNASNKSTDILESFPISPYGPKLCQALSTTRFPGIAGDFMLIDGQLQSSNFRIINVNGRGARTIGFWTPLHGLVSKMSSTNSTCHLGPVIWPGESLSVPKGWEIPTKGKKLRIGVPVRDGFTELVKVTIDPTTNTTDVTGFSIDVFKAVVDMLPYALPYEFIPFAKPDGTKAGTYNDLCYQVYLGNFDAVVGDTTIRANRSLYVDFTMPYAEAGVVMVVPVIDTNKRSAWAFFKPWQWDLWLATLISLLLVGFVVWVVQHRTNEDFQGTTAQQEVGNVIWFSFSTMVFAQRERVDTNLARFVMIIWVFVVLVLTINYQASLTSIYTVEILEPTVTNIKDLLRKGENIGYIPTAYTYEMLKQVGFEDSKLMALGTMEAIDEALSKGSANSGIAAFVDETPYMKLFLARYCNKYSMIGPIFFFFFFF comes from the exons ATGATAAACAAAATGTACTCTTCCAACCTTAATAAACTTGCTCTTACCTCTATCTTTGTCTTGTTTCTTTCTTCATGGATTTCCTTAGCCATTCCACAAAACGAAACAAGGATCCCAGTTGACATGGGGGTTGTTCTTGATGACCTTAACTCAGTGAGGGGCAAGATTTGGTTGAGCTGCATCAAAATGGCCCTGTCAGACTTCTATTTTTATCATCCTCACTACAAAACTTGGCTGGTCTTGAACACTAGGGACTCGAAGAAGAATGTTGTCGCTGCAGCTGCCTCAG CACTAGATCTGATAAAGAATCATGAAGTACCAGCCATCATCGGGCCAGTGACATCGATGGAGACAAGCTTTGTCATTAATCTCGGAGACCAAACTCATGTGCCCATCATATCATTTTCTGCAACAAGTCCTTCTCTTACTTCGCTCCGGAGCTCCTACTTTTTCCAATTTGCACAGAATGACACATCTCAAGTGAAAGCTATAAGTGCGGTTATCAAAAACTTTGGGTGGAGACTAGTTGTGCTCATATACATAGACACTTCGTATGGGGAGGCAATCATACCATTTTTAACCGATGCCTTACAAGAAGTGGGTATTGGTGTCTCCTACAGGAGTGTCATTTCCCCCTCTGCAGCCGATGATCAAATTGCAAACGAGCTTTACAAGTTGATGACCATGCAAACTAGAGTCTTCATTGTCCATATGACAACCAATCTATGCTCTAAGCTATTTGCCAAGGCAGAAGAGATTGGAATGATGGTTGAAGGCTATGTTTGGTTAACCACTAATGGGATTACTAATCGTTTAACTTCAATGAATTCTTCAGTCATCCATTCCATGAATGGAGTTATAGGTCTGCAAACTTATGTCCAGAAAACAAGAGAGCTGGAAGAATTCAATCTCCGGTGGAAAAGGCAGTTCCAAAAAGACTATCCACACATCGTTGGTGCTGAATTGGATGTTTTCGGATTTTGGGCTTATGATGCTACTTTTGCCATAGCAATGGCAATTGAACAAGTGATTGGGACTACAAGTAGTTTTGGTTTCCAAAAGCCAAATGCCTCCAACAAGTCCACAGATATTCTTGAAAGTTTTCCCATCTCTCCATATGGTCCAAAACTTTGCCAAGCCCTATCGACTACTAGATTCCCAGGCATTGCTGGAGATTTCATGCTCATTGATGGGCAACTTCAATCATCCAATTTTCGGATAATTAATGTCAACGGCCGTGGAGCGAGAACAATTGGATTTTGGACACCACTGCATGGACTTGTAAGCAAAATGAGTTCCACAAATTCCACATGCCATCTTGGACCGGTTATATGGCCAGGAGAGTCTCTCTCTGTTCCCAAAGGGTGGGAGATCCCAACAAAGGGGAAGAAGTTGAGAATAGGAGTTCCTGTTAGGGATGGGTTTACTGAGCTTGTTAAGGTAACAATAGATCCAACCACCAACACAACGGATGTTACCGGATTCAGTATCGATGTATTTAAGGCCGTAGTTGACATGTTACCATATGCTCTTCCTTATGAGTTCATTCCCTTTGCAAAGCCTGATGGCACCAAAGCTGGCACTTACAATGACTTGTGCTATCAAGTCTATCTTGGG AATTTTGATGCTGTAGTCGGAGATACAACAATTCGAGCAAACAGGTCTCTGTATGTGGACTTTACGATGCCATATGCAGAAGCCGGTGTAGTAATGGTTGTGCCCGTCATAGACACAAACAAAAGAAGTGCATGGGCTTTCTTCAAGCCATGGCAATGGGACCTTTGGCTTGCAACTCTTATTTCCTTGTTGTTAGTAGGTTTTGTGGTTTGGGTCGTTCAGCATCGAACTAATGAAGATTTTCAAGGCACTACCGCACAACAAGAAGTTGGCAATGTTATATGGTTCTCCTTCTCAACCATGGTTTTTGCTCAAC GAGAGAGAGTGGATACCAACTTGGCTAGATTTGTTATGATAATATGGGTATTTGTTGTGCTAGTACTGACAATTAATTACCAAGCAAGTCTAACCTCTATATATACGGTCGAAATACTCGAGCCAACTGTTACCAATATCAAGGATCTATTGAGGAAGGGGGAAAACATCGGCTACATACCAACTGCTTATACTTACGAGATGTTGAAGCAAGTAGGTTTTGAAGATTCCAAGCTTATGGCTTTGGGAACTATGGAAGCAATTGATGAAGCTCTTTCGAAAGGGAGTGCAAACAGTGGCATTGCTGCTTTTGTTGATGAAACTCCCTACATGAAGCTTTTCCTTGCAAGATACTGCAACAAATATAGTATGATTGgccccatattttttttttttttttttttttaa
- the LOC133738820 gene encoding glutamate receptor 2.7-like — MRSIQGTKLGGHGFVFPKRSPLLPDVSQAVLNVTGGEKIMNIENKWFKKDSNCQDFSNPKFSSNRLDFKNFRVLFFITWVASGVALILYLVRFSYKYRDVWNSETSTLRRIGAMLGKFYEIDPSRSNQRADVVLTASTNLNGTESPELGQNWNQTNTNSVFSSDSEEQRAPSTDRASPEIATTSTESAAAVQEMHSITPAETAH, encoded by the exons ATGCGAAGCATCCAAGGAACTAAATTAGGTGGTCATGGCTTT GTATTTCCAAAACGCTCTCCTCTTCTACCCGATGTTTCCCAGGCAGTCCTAAATGTCACCGGAGGAGAGAAGATAATGAATATCGAAAACAAATGGTTCAAGAAAGACAGCAATTGTCAAGACTTTAGTAACCCAAAATTTTCTAGCAATAGACTTGATTTTAAAAACTTTCGGGTCCTATTTTTCATTACTTGGGTGGCTTCAGGAGTGGCTCTCATCCTATATTTAGTTCGGTTCAGTTACAAGTATAGGGACGTTTGGAATTCTGAAACCTCTACGCTTAGAAGGATTGGGGCCATGTTGGGAAAGTTTTATGAAATAGACCCTTCTAGAAGCAACCAGAGAGCGGATGTAGTACTTACAGCCTCTACAAACCTCAATGGCACAGAAAGTCCAGAACTCGGCCAGAATTGGAACCAAACAAATACGAATTCTGTGTTTTCTTCTGATTCTGAAGAGCAACGAGCACCCTCAACTGATCGAGCATCTCCAGAAATAGCTACTACATCTACTGAGTCTGCTGCTGCAGTTCAAGAAATGCATTCAATTACTCCAGCTGAAACAGCTCATTAA